TGTCTACTTTTCATGCAGATATACATTTGGTCATCATGCTAAATCAATGGAGCTTACCAATAATGTCTGCGAGGTTTTTAACAAATGAATTTTGAAGATTAGGGACCGGCCCATCATTGATATCCTTGACATGATAAGGCAAAAACTAATGGTTAAGTGGGAGACAATGTATCAGAAGGCTCTATCCAATGAAAAGAGAGTCCCCCCAACAATTCAGAAAAAGATCGCAGCATGTACCTCATTGTGTAGAAGATGCAAACTCCTTCATGGAAGAGAGCAACACTACGAGGTTGTAGAAATGAGAAGGAGGTATACTGTCAACTTAGGGGAGTTAACTTGCTCATGTAATCATTGGTAATTGAGTGAAATTCCTTGTGTTCATGCCGCATCAGCTATCCTATATAGGGGAAGGAATATTGAAGATCTGGTCCATGAGTATTTCACTGTTTCAATGTGGAAGAAGGCATATGAAGCTGTCATATACCCTTTTCCAGATGTCGACTTAACACCACATAATGAAAGAGATAAGTACTACCCTCTAGAGCTTAAGAGAAGAGCTGGAAGACCAAGGAAGCAAAGAAGAAGGGAGGAAGGTGAAGTAGGGTCATCATCATCAAGAGCAAAGACTGTTAAGTGTGGCACTTGTGGTAAAGAGGGCCACAATAAACAAGGTTGTCAAGGGGCTCCTATTAGAACTAATAGAAGACAAAAGGGAGGAATTTCTGTTCAAGTGGTGGGTTACTGTTAAATTAGGTCCTCTTGTTTCGTGTACTTGAactttaattaatgttattttatcatGATGCAGGGTAGTGGGGAGACAAGTGGTCGTGGTCAAGTTGAAGGCTCTTCTTTTGGTGAAGACCACCCACAACAAGGACCTTCGAGTTAGATGTTAGTTTTTGGGTAGTGGTGAAGGTTCTTCTTTTTGTGTAGTGGTGAAGGCTCTTCTTTTTGGGTTTTTGTGTAGTAGGGAAGGCtctttttttgggtttttggcACTTGTGGGTATAACTGTTAGTTTTTGGGTTGGGTCTTCATTCCCCCTTCACTTGCAAAACATGCATACTATAATGGAATTAGTCCCACTTCTGATTGATCTCTTTCAAACTAATAGACCAAGCTTTATAATTAATTGCTGAACAGAATCCTTAGGTCACTTAGACATAAACCATAACAGACCATGCTTTATAATTAATTGCTGAAATAGAATGTCACATACAATCCTTAGGTCACTTAGACATAAACCATAATAGACCATgctttataattaattgatgaaATAGAATGTCACATACAATCCTTAGGTCACTTAGACATAAACCATAACAGACCATGCTTTATAATTAATTGCTGAAATAGAATGTCACATACAATCCTTAGGTCACTTAGACATAAACCATAACACTTAAATAGCTAATTGTCGATTACATTGTGAAATAAACACATAGAACTATAAATGCATTGCAAactatcaaaaccatggtgatttCCTTCATTGTTGTCACCATTTTCAACTTAGCTTTCACATCGACTTCCAATGATATATTCACGATCTTAAATCTCTCTAACTCTTTCTCCAGGTTAGCTATCTTCAACTGCTGCCCTTCAACAAAGTGTTCATCTTGGTTTCTTGAATCCGACCTAAGGGTCATAGGAATTGCAGATTCTTTGGACGTGCACCATCCTAGACATGAACAACTATTGTATACACAGCTGTAGTACAACTTACCTTTATTTTTCTCACTTTTCGATATCTTCACAACAACTTTTACACCACACTTACATAGAATGTTTTTGAACCGGCCACCCTCGCTAGCGCTATTTGTTGCACTACTCGAAGACATAACTACAAATTGCAACAAGCATATAtaaagattagtacaacaacaaGGGCATCAAGGACAAAGTCAGGGTTCCAACAACAAAGATTACTTCCAAAATCAGAAACTACAAAATCATGGTTTCTAAtacaaaatgttcaaaattaagAAACCTGACTAGAGCATAAAATTCAGATTGTTAATGGAACTGTTAACAAACAACATTTCTACAATAGAAATATACGTTTAATGATATGTTGGATTGCATATTTTCTTGTCAAAATGGTGGTCCTTCAACTTCAACTAGCAGATGTTGTGATAGTTGAAACAATACAAACTATAACATTTAAAGGAGGTTTTTAACATCATAAATGAAGATCCGAATGAATTCGACAACAGATGAAGATATCATACTTAACAGATAAACGCATTCTACCTTGAATCAGTTCCAGCAAAATGCAAATTTACTTCAACAAACAAACAGACAatctaaataatcaattacCTCCGACAGCGAGTGATGGAGGAGCAGCCTCTGGTATAAGGATGTACAGGTCCACGAGCTCTGTAGCAGTTACGAGCTCTATAACAACAAAATGTAGATTTCATCGCTCGTTCGCTCGCCGCCTGCACTGTGGATTCTGTCGCTCGCCTCAGTCGCTCGTTCGCTTGCCTCAGTCGCCTAGTCGAGGTCGCCCAGGTCTTCGTCAATCGCTTGCACTGTGGATTCGTCTTCAAATCCCGATTTGGGAGAAGGGGTTCGACTAGCTTCGATGGGAGATCTCTTTGATTTGTTTGGTTTTAAATCCCGATCGCTTGCACTGTGGTTAGGTTAGATTAAATTTAGGTTAggttaagttttaatttaatttgtttttaattttaaaaaaggtaAGGGTAAAATGGTCATTATTTAACAGTCAAAAGGCTTTTGACTAACAGTTTTGGACGGTAGGGACTAATGGGTTCTATTATTTTGGTTCAGGGACCAAGTAGTCTAATATCCAAACATTCATGGACTATTCAGCATTTAACtcttattttattcattcatacTTGGCTTAATTTCCATTATATTGAACTTACTGAGcccattattattataacctctacctacaaacattctacttttgaataaaataatttcgaaTCAATCATACTTACTTAAAAGAGAACCGGATGTCAAATTTTTTCGAACCTCTATAACATACAACacattattcaaaattaagtcTTTCACAAAAGACAAATTTAGTATCACTTTTCCTTCACCTTGAATGTCGGAAGTGACGAAATTCCCCATGAACAAATTTTCACCATTCTTCGCTTCTTTGAGAATTACAAATGCTTTTTTATTGGAACAAATATTTCTTGTAGCTCTTATGTCAAGCCACAATTCAGGTTGATTAAACCCCACCAAATTAACCTCAAATATCACCGTACACAAATCCATGTATGGCAATTCTTGAGTTAAGTTAGCCTCTCGAACTTACTTCACTTTCTTGAAATTGTAAGATATGCAGTTCATACATTATAATTGAAACACTTTTTCGTGAACTTCTTAGACATTCTGCCTTTAAGATAAAGGTTCATGTTTTTGACTAAacaattgtgttttttttcttgtCTTTACCATGTTCCACCATGTTTTCTTTAGCCACATGTTGactaagtatttttttaagcacttttattttactttttaatgtGTATACGAATCACCAATTTATCTACGTTCATCTCCTTTTATTTATGCTTAAGGTAGTTTTTGAAATCGTTCTAATATAGTGGTAGCTTCTTAATAATAACTATTAGAAATTTAAGGTGTTTTAAGTAGAAATTTAGATTAATATCTAAACACATAGTCCCATGATCTCTATCGTTATCAGTGTAGTTCATAAAGGAATACATGTTTATGCGTGAACTGATTCAGATCTTGTAGTATTAATGGAAACTCCTATGTGTTTCTCTTCTAGTTAGTCCACACGAGCctagttaaatattattgtcttcgactactaggacgaaagaactaaggaaaAACAATCCTTATTGCTTGATTGGAAAGATGGATGATTTTCTTTCACTCAATAACTTCAAAAGTTATCTTtctatttttctctcttaattaatttcatataaagTAATTATTCAGCCACACATATTTTGTTTAGTGTCTCTCAAAGTTTTAGCCTCATTATCATATAAATACGCTGTAAATATTaaagaagataatatataaaatattgtaactcTTTCCTTAGTtaacttttgattatttattatattatttcataaataaataatatatttttctaatttcttaatactataattaaactaattaactatatattatttatttataaataaataacatacttttaaaatcttaattctatattattttattttataaataaataatatatttattaataatatctattatgtttattaataatcaACCATTATTTTCTTTGATCGAATTCGAGAACTCttagtgtgtgacctcatatgATCCAATTATAATAACTATATGTGTTACCATATTAATCATAGTTGGTATCTAGAAAAGCACTAtaaatcctaaaataattggattaaattatctttaataattGTCCTATCCAAAATTAGTCATtgcatattaaattaaatgacacaATTCATTCAATCTTTCACTTGTCCTTAAGCAAATGTGCAATAGCAAGAGCACCAATGTCAACTCTAGAAAAGATTTAGGTATGCCTTCTTCCACTATAGCCTTCAATAATTTTGTTAAGATTGATGTCAACGGAGATAAGGGAAAAAATGAAATACATACTGATTTcccaaataaacaaactttttcaaataaatttgttgTTGATTCTTTTAGGAATTAGAATCAATCTTAGAAAACGGGTAAGTCACAAGGTTAAAAAGACAGTAGAATAAAACAAAGGGACCAACAAGAAGAAGGAAAATAAAggggaagaaaagaaaaacagtGCTCATCTTGAAAAAATCAAGGTTGGAAACAAAGGTCAGAAAAATGCAGGAAACAAGAAAGTATGGAAAATAAGGGAAATCAAAGAGAAAGCAAAAGACAAATGGAATGTGGATTTTAATGAGGACAAACCTCAAAGGGATGAGAAACCATATTTTAAGGATGTTAATGCAAGCTAAAAATGGGAAaatgattctcaacaaagaaagGGATCAGTAAATCACTGTTCAGCTAAACCTGTACAACCTCTAAGATTGAAACCTTTTAAAGAAATAAGAGTATGACGTTATTATTATCTAGTTAGTCAACACAATGAAAGAGTTGGAAAAATGTACCAAGACAAGTTTATACTCTAAACAAGAACCCAAGTTGGAAGGTTGATCAAATCTGGAAGAAGAATCCAGAGACAAAGTAGGGCCAAAACTTAACAAAGGAAAGTGAAAGCAAAATTCCAGAAAAGGGACACATTTTTCTAGGTGCGTTTAAAGCAAAAGTGGAAAAACGGGAAAATCCCTTTGAGTTCAAGCTACCATATGGCGTGGTAGAAAAATGCGTTCGTTCATGGGAACATGTTATAATGAGTAACTATATTGGGAAAGAACCTTCCACTTTCGAAGCCACCAAG
This is a stretch of genomic DNA from Impatiens glandulifera chromosome 4, dImpGla2.1, whole genome shotgun sequence. It encodes these proteins:
- the LOC124935215 gene encoding uncharacterized protein LOC124935215 — protein: MVKTLKKEHTCLRLSNNKATTSKWITTQLGDLLEANPDLDNATMRACLDKWGVEPQIWKMQRARRMAREKYQGSFQESYGKLHTYCTLLLELNPRSTVKLQAMDRFLNGCRPWIGIDGCHLNGPFGGTLLAAVALDGNNNMFPLSLATHLSDILGPQYTFGHHAKSMELTNNVCEWETMYQKALSNEKRVPPTIQKKIAACTSLCRRCKLLHGREQHYEVVEMRRRYTVNLGELTCSSILYRGRNIEDLVHEYFTVSMWKKAYEAVIYPFPDVDLTPHNERDKYYPLELKRRAGRPRKQRRREEGEVGSSSSRAKTVKCGTCGKEGHNKQGCQGAPIRTNRRQKGGISVQVGSGETSGRGQVEGSSFGEDHPQQGPSS